A window from Rhizosphaericola mali encodes these proteins:
- a CDS encoding RteC domain-containing protein: MENYITQLWNRYISASGESRSTDVTTQDYNMQAIRAIYATILELRSFMHNYIFQSRNEQLKYHKFYAPRFIAEYIYFIQVQKLNISSIVSSNVRRKRLEKERRDINRFFEKNLRISEYLAGGHEYLDEKLFLNDGLQLEIPFLDESTFILEAQLITGAGFTIARLKAYERLLNYIEKLLAQEKINETESNHSVQSTLNWTDTGMSLTEMAYALKYSGAINQGNVDVKTIADALAQVFNTQQVNIYRNKQDLYSRKNQSMFIDKLRKDLIRGLEQSDLGS, encoded by the coding sequence ATGGAAAACTATATAACTCAATTATGGAATCGCTATATTTCGGCATCTGGCGAAAGTAGATCGACTGATGTAACAACACAAGACTATAATATGCAAGCAATAAGAGCAATTTATGCCACCATCTTAGAGTTGCGATCTTTCATGCATAACTATATATTTCAAAGCCGTAACGAACAATTGAAATATCATAAATTCTACGCACCACGATTTATTGCAGAATATATCTATTTTATACAAGTACAAAAATTAAACATATCCAGTATAGTTTCAAGTAATGTCCGACGTAAACGCTTGGAAAAGGAAAGAAGAGATATCAATCGTTTTTTTGAGAAAAATTTAAGAATATCCGAATATTTGGCTGGAGGTCATGAATATTTGGATGAAAAACTTTTTCTAAATGATGGGTTACAATTAGAAATTCCTTTCCTAGATGAATCAACTTTTATTTTAGAAGCACAACTCATAACGGGTGCAGGATTCACCATTGCTCGTTTAAAAGCTTATGAACGATTATTGAATTACATTGAAAAACTACTTGCACAGGAAAAAATAAATGAAACTGAATCTAATCATTCCGTACAATCAACATTAAATTGGACAGATACAGGTATGTCCTTAACCGAGATGGCTTATGCACTGAAATACTCTGGCGCTATAAACCAGGGAAATGTAGACGTAAAAACAATCGCAGATGCATTAGCACAAGTTTTCAATACTCAACAAGTAAATATTTACCGAAATAAGCAAGATTTATATTCAAGAAAAAATCAAAGCATGTTTATAGATAAATTACGAAAAGACTTAATTCGCGGCCTAGAACAGTCTGATTTAGGATCTTAA